The Myxococcota bacterium genome includes a region encoding these proteins:
- a CDS encoding class I tRNA ligase family protein, which translates to MPYEPRRLEAKWQRLWLERKTFRSEIDPARPKFYVLDMFPYPSGEGLHVGHPKGYVATDVYARYKRMRGFNVLHPMGWDAFGLPAEQHAVKTGQHPAVTTARNVARYREQLQALGLSYDWDRELDTTDPKYVRWTQWIFRKLFELGLAYEAEAPVNWCPELGTVLANEEVRDGRSEIGGHPVIRVPLKQWMLRITAYADRLIEDLSLVDWPEHIVKMQHDWIGRSLGARVFFPLADAGAGGARSADPTESIEVYTTRPDTLFGATYMVLAPEHPLVERITTPAQRGAVRAYVEAAARKSERARAADA; encoded by the coding sequence ATGCCGTACGAGCCGCGCCGGCTCGAAGCCAAGTGGCAACGCCTCTGGCTCGAGCGCAAGACGTTTCGGAGCGAGATCGATCCCGCGCGGCCGAAGTTCTACGTGCTCGACATGTTCCCGTACCCCTCGGGCGAGGGCCTGCACGTCGGTCACCCCAAGGGCTACGTCGCGACCGACGTCTACGCGCGCTACAAGCGCATGCGCGGCTTCAACGTGCTCCATCCCATGGGCTGGGACGCGTTCGGGCTGCCCGCCGAGCAGCACGCGGTGAAGACGGGCCAGCACCCGGCGGTCACCACGGCGCGCAACGTGGCGCGCTACCGCGAGCAGCTCCAGGCGCTCGGTCTCTCGTATGACTGGGACCGCGAGCTCGACACCACCGACCCCAAGTACGTGCGCTGGACCCAGTGGATCTTCCGCAAGCTGTTCGAGCTGGGCCTGGCCTACGAGGCCGAGGCGCCGGTCAACTGGTGTCCCGAGCTCGGCACGGTGCTCGCGAACGAAGAGGTGCGCGACGGGCGCAGCGAGATCGGCGGTCACCCGGTGATTCGCGTGCCGCTGAAGCAGTGGATGCTGCGCATCACCGCCTACGCCGACCGCCTGATCGAGGACCTGTCACTCGTCGACTGGCCCGAGCACATCGTGAAGATGCAGCACGACTGGATCGGCCGTTCGCTCGGCGCGCGCGTGTTCTTCCCGCTCGCGGACGCGGGCGCGGGCGGCGCGCGATCAGCGGACCCGACGGAGTCGATCGAGGTCTACACGACCCGGCCCGACACGCTGTTCGGCGCGACCTACATGGTGCTCGCACCCGAGCACCCGCTGGTCGAGCGCATCACCACGCCCGCGCAGCGCGGCGCCGTGCGCGCCTACGTCGAGGCCGCGGCGCGCAAGAGCGAGCGCGCGCGCGCTGCCGACGC